The Amphiura filiformis chromosome 15, Afil_fr2py, whole genome shotgun sequence region GGCAATTATACGCACGTGGATTAAAGTATTATACTTTCTGTAAGTATGTGACACCCACCAGTATATAGTCTGTCTCTGTAATAACATGGTTACATAGTTTATTCATTCTTTTTTTCAAGACCTGTTCAGTAATTAAACAGTGTtatgctataaacatgataaaaccatATTAACAATATTGTATGTTGTGACCCTGTACTCAAATACTGTTGCTATTAacctagtctccacagcagccagtttggttccgctctcTCCACACAAATTAAGGGAGCGGAACCAAAGTGGTTGCTGAGGAGACTACTGTCAACTACCAACACGGACCTTCCTTATTTCACACATATCAGGAAagggcagaggtcaaaggtcttgGATGTTGCACCTTCAGGGAGGTGGTTGGTGTTGGGACCTTCCAGACTGTTACCATAGAAGCTTCTCAAGTAAAGGGTCCTCTCTTGCACAGTACCTGCCAACTCACCACTTGCATGGGGTACTCTCTGACTGTCCAGATGTGAATCCAGATTTCCATGATTGGAACGTAGCCCATGTGAACTACTGTGATGGTGCAGCATTTTCAGGTTTGTATCTGTATATATAGGCAGCCAAGAGCCACACAATTGTAGGGAGTACCCCCTCCCTCTCCCCTTCCCTTCCTGGGAGGGGCCTTTATATCTTAAGGTCCATAAcccaattgacagcctcatccccaatttttctcattgttgctgagtttttggtatcatgttGCTACCCCCAACTTGATTCAGACTCAATTGTAAAGAAAGAAAATAGACTTGCATGGCATGATTAATTTAAGCAGTGGCAAAATTCCATCAAGAAACAAATTTGTATACCTGCCACTGATATAAATCCTAATTTGGCATCATTATTAGTCGGGTGTAAATATGGAGGAAGCTAGTGGATGGAATAAAGGAAGAATTAAGTAAAGTGTCTTTCATCAACTGTTTGATGGTTGTAGGCCTGGCAAATATCCCTCTTGATGGTGTCAGGCTATTGATGTGGCCTTCTGCCTGTATCTATTTGGTTTCCAATCAGGAAGAGTCCAGAAAATCAGTCGGGAGACAGactggtaaataattattgcgTGAATGCAATGACCAGAAAACAGAAGGGACATTGCCTAATTAATAGCAAGAGGGATGTTGCCATACAATGTAGTGTTTGGAATGTGGTCTTGCCAGCTGACATTTAACACCAGATGCAACAGTTGTGTGTAGCATCCATTGAGTTGGTCctctattttcaataatatatatggTCAAGTTTCTGACCCATGCAACAGAATATTTTCTACACAGACCTTGAAGAGTTTGCTTTTCATTGATCTTTTGAGGTTGGACTTAACACGCTATATGACATCGtatatttgtttctttcttaGGCAACGTATCCGATCCAGTAGTACATAAGGACCAGACTCTGTACTTTCGCGGTGCTCTAGTTCTAGACCTGGTCATCAATTTCCTTTTACAATCTGAAGGCATGGGAGATGCTGATAGAATTATCTTGACTGGAAGTTCAGGTATGTATGTAATAAGGTCATATGGTACTAAGAATATGGTGTGTATATGggtaattcaatttgaaattcatacaccccatgtgtggaagatatgaccttccACAGAGGGGTATGGATATCAAATGGGGCACTCAGCAGAATCTTTTGCAGATGCTAGTGACACGTGGCGCTTGCATTCATTTGTTGTTTTTACTTTGTAATAtaaagggatgtttttatgctcccgcAATGTTGGTTGTCTTGTCTTTGTTAACATAAACTTTGGGAGCTGTTATAcataatttattaaataattaaacagtttttaacatacATAATTGGCATGAAAAAATATCTGTGTTTCCTTTGCTTaactttgatgtgatcatttattagtttttcaagcaaaacatcatgtacaacccaattttaggcttaaacagctaaaagcgatatcatgctaatgtatacagatgcttttgagtcattttcaactttaaatttccctcttttacaaaattattcacttttacagcattttttaaagcttttcggatataaaatgtacaatgtatctatttatgaccaaattggtggcgctatttagttactgaaaattactctttcaagcttttaatacaaacaatttctttgttgcttgtttcacctattccatctgttttaaaggTAGTATTGGTCACCAGCCTCAGTGgtagttgagattggattaagcacttcctttctcttgacccaaaggctgacattaaaattgttaatttgATTGTTGGgggtggccttcttttccttgttctttgtcttcaaatctgcttctcacttctctttccatacaggccagcatgcttatataggctttttagcctggcttgagcattttgtttgaacctggtcccatcaggacccaagtgtgtctccacacggagcgaccgtttaaacaaacaaacaaacaaacaaacctaaccttgcaaattaatataatatgatttaggataaatagcgccatctatagtttcatttaattaataatgaagccaattctatatacatcaaacaaccgtggcttcACATGCAATGCATAAGTTTGAAACCGgttaatttaaatatttgaagTTGTAAGGTACAATATACTGATACTAGGGTTGGGCGAATCTGAACTTTTTTTACAAAAGTGATTTAAAACGAGTTGTTTCTATGGCTAAATTTAGCGTAGAACACAAATCCGTCAAAATTGttgacctccgatgacgtttgacccccctactattcaaaaatttaaaatggctgccaaaataacatatttttgcttgtttgtggcatattttagtagatacatagcttcaatgtgtctttttatatgttttggggTTGAGAAACACCAATTTGACACTTCTGAGATGATTATCTATATCCTGTACAAGTTTAgtcgccaaaaattcaaaatggctgccaaaatgaagtcattttgcttgtaatagcataTTTTAGTACATACATGACTTCAATCAAATAAGtcttttttatatgtttttggatTTGGGAGCACACCTTTGACACTTATAAGAAGAACTGGAGTACCCTGTACGAGTTATCAGTTgccagaaattcaaaatggccgccaaaatgatgtCATTTTGCTTGCAATAGCACATTTTGACAGATACAGATGACATACACGAATTATGAGTTGCCAGAATTAAAATATCATCCAATTTTATTGAAGAAAACTGCTGAAATCTACTTCTCTAGTTCATGTGTGCTTATATGGTATGTCATTGCATTTGTGATTTCTACTGTGACAAcctgcattttgtattttacactaggaTATTTTTCAACAAAGTATCAATATATGCTGACAAGTTTGGTTCTGGATACACATCATTTTGAATGGATTGTCTCAGTTCTTCGCACGAAAATTTCACCACTTTCTACAATGCGAACAGCAAATTTAGCCAATTCTGCTTCATATTCTAGATTTAACACTTTTGTCGACATAGCTGTCTCTGTCATCTATTCCCCAGGATATCCATCAATGGGAAAATGAAAGCACCAATCAGCTGAGAATAGTTTTCAATGCAGGAACCGATTTCTGTATGTACGTGGACACCGTCTGCCAAATCTATGATGGACACTGCTGACGACACTAGAATTCCTTCGCAATCTCAGCAATCCTACCAAATCTATTTGATATGAAACCTTTGAAGCTAGTACTGTCGATGCCTTGTATCTCCATCCATGACGTGTATTCATTGTAGAGGGATATGGAGTGAGCTGTATGACTTGGAGATAGTAGCTTCGAAATTGCAATAAGGGCCAATGTATAGACACTAGATCCAGGTGAGGTGTCAGGTGAACACTTACTCTACAGCAGTTATGTTTAGCAGCTTCTGAACACTAATTTTCTGTTCAATATTTCTGAAGACTTTATCAGCTGCATGATCTGCGCATTGTGGTGGGTCCACGTCGATCAGTTCAAACCCGTCAGACATTCACAACACTTAGCAATGCAATTACCCGCAGACGGTTAAAATATCAAAGCGACTAACACTCGTGAAGAAAACAGAACTGAAAATAAGGAAACTTGCTAGAACCATGAAACTTCTAGATGCATGTACTGTGATACATGATTCTATCAATATCCTTGCAcacttaactgaaaaacaactacTTAGCAAAATCAGGGTTACAGTAGCCCCAGATATTCATCAAATGTGACCAATGAAAGTCGACAGTAGATTCAAATGGTGAAATGTTCGTGTGAAGAACTGTGacaatccatttaaaatgcaaaGAAACCAGAATCAAACTTGTCAGTAGATATATTGATGCTTTAGGGAAAATATCCTAGTGTAATACAAAATGTAGGTTACTCTCAATTACTAGAAATTACAAATGCAATGACATGCCATGTAAACACATGTAATATCCTGCTTATATTTCTACTCCTTAAGAAGTAGATTTCAGCAGTTCTCTTCAACAAAATTGGATGGTATTCAGTGCTGGCAACTTATTATTCGTATATGTTACTGCTAATTACCTTAAAAGTGTCTAATTTCTGTTCCCCTACATCAAAACATAGATAAAAACATATTTGTACCCATGTATCTGTCAATAtatgctattacaagcaaaatgatgtcattttggcggccattttgaatttctggcAACTGATAACTCGTACAGGGTACTCCAAATCCTCTTATAAGTGTAAAAGTTGTGCTCCCAAATCcaaaaacatattaaaaaagccatgtatctattaaaatatgctattacaagcaaaattatgtcattttggcggccattttgattttttggcgaCTAAACTTGTACAGGGTACAGATAATCATCTCAGAAGAGTCAAATTTGTGTTCCTCAACccccaaaacatataaaaagacacATTAAAGCTATGTATCTACTGAAATATGccacaaacaagcaaaaatatgctattttggcagccattttgaatttttgaatagtagggggtcaaacgtcatcggaggtcaaaattTTGGCGGATATGTGTTCTACggcaaatttggccatagaaacaactcgtttcaaaaaaattattgtgattcgcccaaccctactgatacacatatcatgcataactcgcaaacgcaaaatcggaatcaactgaaattttgagaataagttCTTTTCGTGGATATCTCCTGAAAAACATTTCACAACAGGATGCTAGGACCACAAAATACTCATTTAAAACCCACCTCATGTTAagaataaaaattttaaaaaattttaaaacgttttaggggcctgagctttcgatcccagcaggatctttatcaaaggcaaagtgacaagacaacacacaaacatgcatatatataaaAATTGTCACACTTGTATTTCATTATGTCTCAGCTGGTGCTTCAGCAGTTGTACTTCACATAGATCATATCAAGACATTGCTGCCAGATGGCATTCCTCTTCATGGTCTTGTCGATGCTGGTCTCTTTCTGGACACCAAGAGCATATCCAATTTTAACCGCTTCAGAATGTGCACTCAAAGTGTTTATAATATACAACAAGTCTGGGGTGAGTATATGTACAatatactatactaaaataaccagcgaagtgtgtgtccatgtgtctgtctgtctgtccggctatgctatatcgatccgatatttcggatatggataggtatcgggaaaagcatgttgaccgggtggttttgaaggtcatcgtaggtcaaggtcaaaggtcaaaatttcgaggggaatgtatgcccgaaataaaatcgcggtcaaccgaggtcaaaggtcattacggagggttcaaatttcaaacgttgtccgatcgggctcaaacttggtgggtggaatccttgatacgagaggaatatatgcccgaaataaaatcgaggtcaaccgaggtcaaaggtcattacggagggttcaaatttcaaactttgtccgatcgggctcaaacttggtgggtagaatccttgatacgaggggaatatatgcgcgaaataaaatcgcggtcaaccgaggtcaaaggtcatcacggagggttaaaatttccgatcaggctcaaacttggtgggtggaatcttcgatatgaggggaacatgtaaaaaatataatcgaggtcatccgaggtcaaaggtcatccagaggctacattttaatatcacgggagcatgaataaaatcaaaccaaggtcactcgagggcgaaggtcaaatggggtcagtatgcccaattgggcttaaaagtagtaaaaagaattacgggaacatgtcaaaaagtcaaaaggggtcatcaggggtcaaatagcatcgctatcagtaactctcacagcaacgggtgaactagtcttcaataaaaaaaataacaaagaaaaGGTAATGTTTAtagtagatttaaaaaaattaaggtGCAACTGGATattaaacaatgggctattccaattgaaatccattcacccctatgaaagacatgcccAGGGttttagtcatgttagtagaGAGAAAACATCGCGTCGGTCTATCTACTCTAGTCATGCTAGTTAAGGTTTTCgtgcatttttcatttcatttcgttcatatttagacaaaggtgccagccgggttaaaaTTAATCATAAGAGTCTCATCTTTCTGattaacccggctggcatttctgaaaagtgacgtgagctgagatatttgggttgaaaaatgcagtttttgtgatttttttgcctttttttaatGCCAATCATTAAAACagatataactttgaaagtaaatataGTATGAACTTCgtatttgctgtggagaatacatGTAACCTGTATATTCAATATTTGTCGTCTTTATAATTATCTTGATGCAATAATTTGGgtgaaatgtattattttgttcaattttgaccaaaaaaagttaattttacatgataaaaaaatagaatttctaaaacaatttaaaatatttgaaataaaaagtataccaatgcattgatatgaatgtgcacatcaaaaaagtcaatcGTGACAACTTCCTGAAACCAAAGGTTTTTGACCTATATGACCTCTTCAAAATCGAAGGTCAACATAAAATGATCGTTTTTGGTAGTTTTGCCATCAAAATTGACTGACAAATGGCTggaaatgtggttgctatggtaactGACCAAACATAAaagtgttttgaaatattttctcaaaatatcaggagctatcacaagaaccaatactaggcttgattttctcaaaatatcaggaactatctcaagaaccaatactaggcttgattttctcaaaatatcaggaactatctcaagaaccaatactagtcttgtttgtactcattttaatgcatttttcatgctaattccaaatatggtaatgaaagtttacaattctgacatttttgattttttaaacaaattttgaaacttgtcgtctgcagtcaacggCCGCATGAAAAGAGTAAATATGCAGCAGAAGTTATAACGATGTACAACAATTACCCTAAGATACAATGAGAGCATACTGgagaggaaagaaaaggaaaggaattatttgtttgaccgagttttggaattaaatttgTTTGACTCTTTGCCTTAACTATAAACACATATCTAATTTAACTCTTGCATTGCAGGCAGCCTCAATGAAGCCTGCGTAAAAGACCAACCCCAAGACACAAGATGGAAGTGTTTCTTTTCTGTATATGCCTACAAATATGTGCAATCACCAGTCTTCTACATGCACACTGGATATGATATATGGCAGTTATGGCATATACTACAAATGCACTGCCATCCCACAGAGTGCCCAGAACAAATCTCATTCATGATGGATTTTCACAAAAAGTTCATTAACTTTGCTAAAGAGGTACAAAACCAATCCAAGAAAAACGGGATGTTTATATCATCTTGTCCCGATCACAGTCAAGCATATTTTGACGATCCCTATCAGAGATACATAGTTGATGGAAAGACGCCACAACAAGCTTTTGGTGACTGGTATTTTGAGCGTATCCCTGAAGGGAGTTCATTCTACTTTGATTGTGAAGATAGTTATGACTGTAATCCAACTTGTGATTGGAGTTTGGAGTTTTATACAGGTCGTGTACCTAAGAAACAGTTGAAAGACTCAAATGAAACGTGTTGAACCAGCAAAGTATGATCTTTCAAAAGTAATTATCAAAACGATGGTGCTGGTGTATACTGACTGATGGGCTTCAACCAGCCTGGTGGTGGGTGGGTGGTGGAAGTTGTTGGTGatagtagacttctccgtagtccacttgcccattttgcatactctggctattacatttaagcataaaactctgatttatattgatttgtgtgcaactgatagattttcacatctgtatccgatcttttcagtcaccgcactccctctgtttgttagcttcggggttcgctatcaataaactggtagattccaaaatcagaattttccagtattaaagtgagccattataattatgcaaggtaGTGTTGCATGGGAACTTCAATCAAATTTCAGAAATTCCGGAAAATTGCAGAGGTTCAGGGGTCCCGAGGGTTCAAGGGCCCCGAGCAAAAGTATGGGTTAGAGGCCTAGGGATATAGCTGATAATGAGTTATAAATTACATATATTTTTGGTTTATATTTTAGGATATgaagggggataaaaaaaaattagaccatGAAAGAGGGGATAAAAataaatccacccttttttaggggaTCAACAAACTTTTGATGTCCGATGTTCATAGTAGCTTATTTATATCTTATGAACGCTCCCTAAATAAATTGTGTTTAAAAGATCATAACGCGTGACATTAATTGACAGTCCAATGAATGTTATTATGCATAATACATACAATGTGCTATTGAACTTGATGTGTTATTTCCACAGTCAATTAAATTTATATACCCTCATTATTTTTGCtaccagtttttttttaaatggacaatctataggcctatgttaGGCCTAAATCAGGAATTAGGGAtagcagtaggcctaggcctatattgcaTTGACTTAACCTTTTGTAAGTCACgatagatataggcctactacgacggcatatttattttggaacaaccTTGAAAAAATAACTTAccaaaaatattcatattttgctcGATTTTAAGGCAAATTGCAATTTCCTGTCTGTGTTTGTATGATAATGCAtgcatagtaggcctacataggtcataaggggctgtgcaataattatgagccccccgggggaatttccgaacggcccgccaaaaatcgcttcccctccCTGgtcctcggcctgccaaaaatcccccgcccctttacacatgccaactttttgggatcccaatttgcaaaccttaaatggtctagataataCTAGatataggccctaggcctatatatgttgcgagcaggaaaatgtgcatattaaagCGATtccataggcctatactgttttcCTATAgccattttagagcgttttacttaaaaggcgccccatgaacatgatgaatgcgtgccaaaagtcgcttgcccccccctcggctggccaaaaattgctcccccaaaaaaaaaaaaaaaattaccctccccagggctcataattattgcacagcccctaagtgcaTTACGTAAAGGACAAGGTCACAATATTGTTATGTTGCTGTACGTGCTATATGTTTGGCCTTAAGATACAAGCAGATACATCATGGTTAATACTAAAGTATGCTGTATTTCCGGATGTATTTCAAACTATGATCAGTGGTTGAATTGGTATCTAAACGTGTCCAGCATGTACGTACAGCCTTATCATGTAAGTataacagtatacaaatattgactgctatgagagACATggaattataggcccaaggtgatctcaaaaccatgctatgacccgaggcgcagccgagggtcatagcatggttttgagatcacagcgggcctataatcttaaccatgtcccgaataaagcagtcaatatttgttttatataccgaatggatacgtggatgttgcgattgcacAGTTTGttcgggacgcacgtgaccggtccatagttcatttccatggaccggtccatagttcattttgagggcatagttaattccatgactgcacattcaaccaatcagatgacaggaatctatatatgaggtatctatactattaaagaggaacttgccgataatcgatactaatCGATGCTTTGAAGATTATAGATAAATCATCtcagagattatagataaattataaattaataaatagataaacaaataagttctagcatttccggatgaatggtaaatgcatagatagaaagataaattaataaatacaaagaattatttggatttatttggtagatcaaccaatggtgaaCCCGCACGCGTTGCTTCGTTGCTACGGACAAGCTTTAAAATACGCGTATCCTATACGCGCATGTTCAAGACAAACACACTGCTCACGGCGGATATTTCATGCTGCAACCGCTACACAGATGATTTTCGAAAAATTTTAAGTGATCTTTTTGAAAGTGATCatagtttatccgttcgtggtgactttcgatgGAGAGTGGGCATTATTATATTAGCATGGTAACCGCAACCGCTAATAAATCAGCTGCATTCGTTTACGATGACTGTTGGTAACTTATTTTGTGATAAttttccgaagattttaaattcaaggtaggcctataatattggaagtataatttgagtttattcgtttgtcatgttgtgatgaatttcgatggggaggGTGGAGCATTATtagcatggtaaccgcaacgAAACACTATGATATCTCAATGccacaatggcgtagatttctttttttttttgggggggtagagatatgaaaaacatttcttgaacttgaagtaggcatattataatagtgaatccagcaccttttggcaacattaacagtggcgtagatttcttttgataTGGGGATAGGTAGGGTCCgtttcaatttcttgaaataggcctacagtgaatccTGCAccgtttggcgacagaataatttatggccATAATGAAGATGGTATTTTATctgatgcaaaagtggaacaaattcgcacgaagaccgcaaaaatgggcactttttagtttggccaaatatgaggttgatattgtcagaaacccacatgtatataggcctacaggtgtcaaCTTTCTTGGGGGTGATTGTATATGGACCATTGCCCTTATCAAAATATGGGGGGatatcttgaaacccaatgttgctattataggcctacttgatgaaacagaaacaaatttaaaagaaagaaagaaagaaagaaagaaagcgaacaagcaagaaaatgaaATAGAGAGAAATGGAACGAAATAACGGGAAAGCAATAAAATagatagagagagaaactgaaagaaaaaaggacaGACAAAAGTcaaaagggtgtttggtacaaaaattacgcaaaagatATCGAGGCAACAAATGGTACCACATCACTGACCGCGTACTAATATTAGTATTGAGCTGTTGAAtcgataccaattgccatgattaccatttccatcgtttatgctaactgctaccgtttactaaccgctcctgtttactcatctagcggggcccTCGCGAAAAGGGGAAGGAATGAGGgcaggaaagagggaaagaaagagggaaagaaagaaagaaagagaaacaacgggaaagcaagaaaaagaaagagaaagcgaaacaaagaaagatagaaaaaaaaaaagaaaaaatagacagacagaaagaaagaagagagagagaaagaaagtgaacaagtaagaaaaagaaagagaaaatggaacgcatgaaagcgagagagagaaactgaaagaaaaaagggaaaaaaaaaaaaagtaaaaagtaaaaaggggaaggagagagggaagaaaaaatggaaagaaagaaagaaagagaaacaacgggagagcaagaaagagaaagggagagagaaacgaaaagaaagaaagggaaagacaaagaaaaaaagacagacagaaagaaagaaagaaagaaagaaagaaagaaagaaagaaagaaagaaagaaagaaagaagagagagaaagagagaaagaaaaagtgaacaagcaagaaaaagaaagagagaaatggaacgcaggaaagagagagagagaaactgaaagaaaaaaggaaaaacaaagaaaaaaaataagtaaaaaggggaaggaaagagggaaagaaagacagaaagaaagaaagaaagaagaaaagaaagaaagaaacatcgggaaagtaagaaagagaaagggagagacaaacgaaaagaaagaaaaggaaagacaaagaaaaaatagacatatacagaaagaaagaaagaaagaaagaaagagagaaagaaagaagacagagatagagagaaagaaagtgaaaaagaaaaaaaaagaaagagaaatggaacgcaggaaagagagagagagagaaactgaaagaaaaaagggaaagacaaagaaaaaataagtaaaaagggtgtTTGATACAAAAATTACGCAACAGATTTTATGCTAAGGAAGTCGTTTGCAATGTAGAGGCAAAAAATGGTAGGCCTGGTAGGCCTAccatcactaaccgcgtaataattgagctgttaaaagcgataccaattgccacTACCATTTTCATCGTTTATATATACTAACCGcttccgtttactaaccgctcccatttactcatctagcgggggcccgcgcgaagcgcgggtacccgctagtataATAATTATAGGCGTGTATTTAAGGTTATTTTAAAACTatcttaaactgttgcgatttggtagttcacagcatcttgcgaatggtaggcctacatattaaggcgccggattggtcattgcacaaatagccttcaattgcaagaaagtgtgcaatttgtataaatagcacaaattgcacaaatagccagttgcttaagcaactttcacaaattgcataaatagccacagatagttgcaattgatgcaatctatgtcggacaaattgcataaatagccacaggtgttgcaatttgtggaatttatgtcagtaaattgcacgaatagcctacagttgcaggaaagtgtgcaatttgtacaaattgcacaaatagcaacgtatgtaagcaatttttacaaattgcataaatagccacaggtgttgcaatttgtgtcatttatgtcagtcaattgcacaaattgcctacagttgcaagagagtgtgcaatttgtacaaatagccatgtacgtaagcaatttttacaaattgtagaaatatccacaggtgttgcaatttatgcaatttataaaagcaatgaggacaatatctgagttgcgtccagtaagcgctatttgtgcaattggtagaaagaaaatttaaggaagaatgatacgtacgaggatatTTATAAGCAAAAACAATCCGTCAACCATACGGTTACACTCAACTTTTCCGGGCTCGCGCTGGATGTCATAattgctattataggcctatacctcaTATATacattcctgtcatctgattggttgaaagtgcagtcattgaattaactatgtccgcaaaatgaactatggaccggtccatggaaatgaactatggaccggtcacgtgcgtcgcgatcaaactgcgcgtttttcccagcgtaaaatgatattacgcacgcgttaattttcacgcgctataattacgcagaaatcgcagattgtaatctgtgtgccgttcgcattgaaactattaatttctcttccc contains the following coding sequences:
- the LOC140171600 gene encoding uncharacterized protein encodes the protein MAHKMTDTRTDLDQKCDYEMLNKKQKKTKALHKHRFLDSDVDINMVKGKKCQRYCLPSIGLLTIACTLFLIICLLRMLSDPVTLVRIPTELANKSGAFCLDGTVPSYYFRKGKGRGQRSWMLHLQGGGWCWDLPDCYHRSFSSKGSSLAQYLPTHHLHGVLSDCPDVNPDFHDWNVAHVNYCDGAAFSGNVSDPVVHKDQTLYFRGALVLDLVINFLLQSEGMGDADRIILTGSSAGASAVVLHIDHIKTLLPDGIPLHGLVDAGLFLDTKSISNFNRFRMCTQSVYNIQQVWGSLNEACVKDQPQDTRWKCFFSVYAYKYVQSPVFYMHTGYDIWQLWHILQMHCHPTECPEQISFMMDFHKKFINFAKEVQNQSKKNGMFISSCPDHSQAYFDDPYQRYIVDGKTPQQAFGDWYFERIPEGSSFYFDCEDSYDCNPTCDWSLEFYTGRVPKKQLKDSNETC